The proteins below are encoded in one region of Rhizobium sp. 9140:
- a CDS encoding uracil-DNA glycosylase family protein, whose product MDIPLKPTRDDVEQLSRTISACRICRDAPVFGAPLPHEPRPIFVLSAKARILIASQAPGMRAHVSGVPFDDPSGNRLRDWLGVDRPTFYDPDKFAIVPMGFCFPGYDRHGGDIPPRRECAPVWRETALAAVPNASLILVIGAYAQAYHLGTKRQASMTATVADWRRTFERAEGPKLLPLPHPSWRNTPWLKRNPWFEAELLPVLRAEIALRIS is encoded by the coding sequence TCGCGAACGATTTCCGCTTGCCGCATCTGTCGTGATGCGCCGGTTTTCGGCGCACCGTTGCCGCATGAGCCGAGGCCGATATTCGTCCTCTCCGCGAAGGCCCGCATCCTCATCGCCAGTCAGGCCCCGGGCATGCGAGCGCATGTCAGCGGCGTCCCCTTCGATGATCCCTCGGGCAACCGGCTGCGAGACTGGCTTGGCGTGGATCGGCCGACCTTCTACGATCCGGACAAGTTCGCGATCGTTCCCATGGGATTCTGCTTCCCCGGTTACGACAGACACGGCGGCGACATTCCGCCAAGGCGCGAATGCGCGCCTGTCTGGCGAGAGACGGCGCTCGCCGCCGTGCCGAATGCCTCTCTCATCCTCGTCATCGGCGCCTATGCGCAGGCCTATCATCTTGGCACGAAGCGGCAGGCCTCGATGACGGCGACGGTGGCGGACTGGCGGCGGACGTTCGAGCGGGCGGAGGGACCCAAGCTGCTGCCTCTTCCACACCCCAGCTGGCGGAATACGCCATGGCTGAAACGGAACCCCTGGTTCGAAGCCGAACTGCTGCCGGTGCTCCGCGCTGAAATTGCATTGCGGATATCTTGA
- a CDS encoding Lrp/AsnC family transcriptional regulator, with the protein MDRLDRKILRLLQEDSTLAVADLAKKVGLSTTPCWRRIQKMEEEGVIRGRVALLDPAKINTKVTVFVSIRTNAHSIEWLRRFSEVVGEFPEVVELYRMSGDVDYLLRVVVPDIAAYDAFYKRLIAKIEIRDVSSAFAMEQIKYTTQMPLDYMILEQAKSQED; encoded by the coding sequence ATGGATCGTCTCGATCGCAAAATCCTGCGACTTCTGCAGGAAGATTCGACACTCGCCGTTGCCGATCTGGCAAAAAAGGTCGGGCTGTCGACGACGCCATGCTGGCGGCGCATCCAGAAGATGGAAGAAGAAGGCGTCATCCGTGGCCGCGTCGCGCTGCTCGATCCGGCGAAGATCAATACCAAGGTTACCGTCTTCGTGTCGATCCGCACCAATGCGCACTCGATCGAGTGGCTTCGGCGCTTCTCGGAAGTCGTCGGAGAATTTCCCGAAGTGGTCGAACTCTACCGGATGAGCGGCGACGTCGATTACCTGCTGCGCGTGGTGGTGCCGGATATCGCGGCCTATGACGCCTTCTACAAGCGTCTGATCGCCAAGATCGAGATTCGCGACGTGTCCTCGGCTTTCGCCATGGAGCAGATCAAGTACACGACGCAGATGCCGCTCGACTACATGATCCTGGAGCAGGCGAAGTCCCAGGAGGACTGA
- a CDS encoding NAD(P)-dependent oxidoreductase, whose translation MAKVAFIGLGVMGYPMARHLAVKGGHDLTVYNRTSAKAETWVSENGGTSAATPAEAARDADVVFCCVGNDDDLRSVTTGKDGAFETLRAGAIFIDNTTASAEVARELDAAARARDAHFIDAPVSGGQAGAENGVLTVMCGGDPDVFERARPVIDAYARMVGLMGPAGSGQLTKMVNQICIAGLVQGLAEAVHFGKSAGLDMEAVVEVISKGAAGSWQMENRHKTMISGTYDFGFAVDWMRKDLEIVLTEARRNGAKLPVTALVDQFYGEVQAMGGKRWDTSSLLARLEEK comes from the coding sequence ATGGCCAAAGTCGCCTTCATCGGTCTCGGTGTCATGGGATATCCCATGGCCCGTCATCTTGCCGTCAAGGGCGGCCATGACCTGACGGTCTATAACCGCACATCGGCAAAGGCCGAAACTTGGGTGTCGGAAAACGGCGGCACGTCGGCAGCGACCCCGGCCGAAGCTGCACGCGACGCGGACGTCGTGTTCTGCTGCGTCGGCAACGATGACGACCTGCGGTCGGTCACCACGGGAAAGGACGGCGCTTTCGAAACGCTTCGCGCTGGCGCGATCTTCATCGACAATACCACGGCCTCCGCTGAAGTCGCCCGGGAACTGGACGCGGCGGCGCGTGCACGTGACGCGCATTTCATCGACGCGCCGGTCTCCGGTGGGCAGGCGGGTGCGGAGAACGGTGTTCTCACCGTCATGTGCGGGGGCGACCCCGACGTGTTCGAAAGGGCGCGGCCGGTCATCGACGCCTATGCCCGCATGGTCGGCCTGATGGGACCGGCCGGCAGCGGTCAGCTGACCAAGATGGTCAACCAGATCTGCATTGCAGGCCTCGTTCAGGGGCTGGCCGAAGCCGTGCATTTCGGGAAGAGCGCCGGGCTCGACATGGAGGCCGTTGTGGAGGTGATCTCCAAGGGAGCGGCCGGTTCCTGGCAGATGGAAAACCGCCACAAGACCATGATCTCCGGCACATACGACTTCGGCTTTGCTGTGGACTGGATGCGCAAGGATCTGGAGATCGTGCTGACCGAAGCCCGTCGCAACGGCGCCAAGCTTCCAGTCACGGCGCTTGTCGATCAGTTCTACGGCGAGGTGCAGGCGATGGGCGGCAAGCGCTGGGATACCTCGTCGCTGCTGGCTCGGCTGGAGGAGAAGTAG
- a CDS encoding methyltransferase domain-containing protein: MQKKIDEEALAEAYNRALALEKSGDVEAAVSAYRDVLVLDPEDHGGAAVRIASMGRGETPDKASDAYVTTLFDQHADVFEDVLVEQLGYSVPMMVRQRLQALGLGPFESLLDLGCGTGLTGGALRDMVESLTGVDLSENMIEIAHEKDLYDALYVGEAVDFLEDNDDGPFDLVTATDVLPYLGGLEALFFAAAETMEPGGLFIFSSETLPDDVFAGRRFMVGPHQRFAHAREYVLERLEATGFDLVDLTDIVVRMEDGAPIAGHLIVARLRKPS; the protein is encoded by the coding sequence ATGCAAAAGAAGATCGACGAAGAAGCTTTGGCCGAGGCCTATAACCGCGCTCTCGCGCTTGAAAAATCCGGCGATGTCGAGGCGGCGGTCTCTGCCTACCGGGACGTTTTGGTCCTCGATCCGGAAGATCATGGTGGCGCTGCCGTACGCATCGCCTCCATGGGACGCGGCGAGACGCCCGACAAGGCGTCGGACGCCTATGTCACGACCCTGTTCGACCAGCATGCCGATGTGTTCGAGGACGTTCTTGTGGAACAGCTCGGCTATTCCGTGCCGATGATGGTGCGCCAGCGGCTGCAGGCGCTTGGGCTTGGACCCTTCGAGAGCCTGCTCGATCTCGGCTGCGGAACCGGCCTCACCGGCGGCGCGCTGCGCGACATGGTCGAGAGCCTGACCGGCGTCGATCTCTCGGAAAACATGATCGAGATCGCCCATGAGAAGGATCTCTACGACGCGCTCTATGTCGGCGAGGCGGTGGATTTTCTCGAGGATAACGACGACGGACCGTTCGATCTCGTGACCGCGACGGATGTCCTGCCCTATCTCGGCGGCCTCGAAGCGCTGTTCTTTGCAGCAGCCGAGACTATGGAGCCGGGCGGGCTGTTCATCTTCTCGAGCGAAACCTTGCCCGACGACGTCTTCGCCGGCCGCCGTTTCATGGTCGGTCCGCACCAGCGATTCGCGCATGCGCGGGAATACGTGCTCGAACGGCTTGAGGCGACAGGATTCGATCTGGTCGATCTCACCGATATCGTCGTACGCATGGAAGACGGTGCGCCGATTGCCGGTCATCTGATCGTGGCGCGGCTGCGCAAACCGTCCTGA
- a CDS encoding usg protein, translating to MASDMELQLKGYGLTTAEILYRMPDRQAILQSYLWQHYDLAPHFPEMKRFLKFWQETLDGPLHSVRYVHRKLISAGDWRALRGEFIIN from the coding sequence ATGGCATCTGACATGGAACTGCAGCTGAAAGGGTACGGCCTCACCACGGCCGAGATCCTCTACCGAATGCCGGATCGCCAAGCGATCCTGCAGAGCTACCTCTGGCAGCATTACGACCTGGCGCCGCATTTCCCCGAAATGAAACGCTTCTTGAAATTCTGGCAGGAAACGCTCGATGGGCCGCTCCACTCAGTGCGCTACGTCCATCGCAAGCTGATATCGGCCGGCGACTGGCGCGCATTGCGAGGGGAATTCATCATCAACTGA
- a CDS encoding ABC transporter permease — MPSPGVRPVQAFVSTDLLPPQPAPRKEARPYTLSRLFGRVLLGVWLAVFVGLGMLIVGGFDPEKFQRYGPGYISGLGVTLGLVSTSIVLGALLSLLVALGRMSKNKVANWIAYVYVYFFRGTPLIMQLFLIYYGLGSFRPQLTEIGLWWFFREAWYCALLTFVLNTAAYQAEILRGAIESVPRGQREGAASLGLSERVAFFKIILPQAMIVALRPYGNEIILMIKASAIVAIVTVFDLMGETRRAFSRTFDYQTYLWAAIFYLIMVEALRNLWVWLENRLTRHLKR, encoded by the coding sequence ATGCCGTCTCCCGGCGTCCGCCCGGTGCAAGCCTTCGTCTCGACGGACCTGCTTCCGCCGCAGCCTGCGCCCCGCAAAGAAGCGCGTCCCTACACTTTGTCACGTCTGTTCGGTCGCGTCCTTCTCGGCGTCTGGCTCGCGGTCTTCGTCGGCCTCGGCATGCTCATCGTCGGCGGGTTCGATCCGGAGAAATTCCAGCGTTACGGACCCGGCTACATCTCCGGCCTCGGCGTCACACTCGGTCTCGTCTCGACCTCCATCGTGCTCGGCGCGCTTCTCTCGTTGCTGGTCGCTCTCGGACGCATGTCGAAGAACAAGGTCGCGAACTGGATCGCCTACGTCTACGTCTACTTCTTCCGCGGCACGCCGCTCATCATGCAGCTCTTCCTCATCTATTACGGCCTCGGAAGTTTCCGGCCGCAATTGACGGAGATCGGACTCTGGTGGTTCTTCCGCGAGGCCTGGTATTGTGCCCTGCTGACCTTCGTACTCAACACGGCGGCCTATCAGGCGGAAATCCTGCGCGGCGCGATCGAGAGCGTGCCACGGGGCCAGCGCGAAGGTGCGGCCTCGCTCGGCCTGTCTGAGCGCGTTGCCTTCTTCAAGATCATCCTGCCGCAGGCGATGATTGTGGCGCTTCGACCCTACGGCAACGAGATCATCCTCATGATCAAGGCGTCGGCCATCGTCGCCATCGTCACCGTCTTCGACCTCATGGGCGAAACCCGCCGCGCCTTCTCCCGCACCTTCGACTATCAGACCTATCTCTGGGCCGCGATCTTCTACCTCATCATGGTCGAGGCGCTACGCAATCTGTGGGTCTGGCTCGAAAACCGACTGACCCGTCATCTCAAGCGATGA
- a CDS encoding ABC transporter permease, with the protein MSAIMAALFSAASWLGATLDPWCGPIGIFRLLAGNTLLACGDAGWGDEIGYGFLITASLAISTLPVGLALGFCVALGKQSSEKSLRLSSDIYTTIFRGLPELLTLFIVYYGLQIVVQQVLASVGYSGPVEINAFFAGIVALGVVFSAYCSEVLQSAFKAIPRGQYEAGDALGFSRGKTMRLIVLPQLFRIALPGLGNLWMALLKDTALVSVIGLPDILRQTGVAARVTKQAFEFFGLACILFLLLAAASSVVFSALERWARRSEVAR; encoded by the coding sequence ATGAGCGCAATCATGGCCGCGCTTTTTTCCGCCGCGTCGTGGCTCGGCGCCACGCTCGATCCGTGGTGCGGACCGATCGGCATTTTCCGCCTCCTCGCCGGGAACACGCTGCTTGCCTGCGGCGATGCCGGCTGGGGCGACGAGATCGGCTACGGCTTTCTCATCACCGCATCGCTGGCGATATCAACGCTGCCGGTCGGCCTCGCGCTTGGCTTTTGTGTTGCGCTGGGCAAGCAGTCGAGCGAAAAATCGCTCCGCCTGTCCTCCGATATCTACACCACCATCTTCCGTGGCCTGCCGGAACTGCTGACGCTGTTCATTGTCTATTACGGCCTGCAGATCGTGGTGCAGCAGGTTCTCGCAAGCGTCGGCTACTCCGGCCCTGTGGAGATCAATGCTTTCTTCGCGGGTATCGTCGCGCTCGGTGTCGTCTTCTCGGCCTATTGTTCCGAGGTGCTGCAATCCGCTTTCAAGGCCATTCCCAGAGGGCAATACGAAGCAGGCGACGCGCTCGGCTTCAGCCGGGGAAAGACCATGCGACTGATCGTGCTGCCACAGCTTTTCCGCATCGCCCTGCCCGGCCTCGGCAATCTCTGGATGGCGCTCTTGAAGGATACCGCCCTCGTCTCCGTCATCGGCCTGCCGGATATCCTGCGTCAGACCGGCGTTGCCGCGCGCGTGACAAAGCAGGCGTTCGAATTCTTCGGGCTCGCCTGCATCCTGTTCCTGCTGCTCGCCGCAGCATCCTCCGTGGTCTTCTCCGCACTTGAGCGCTGGGCGCGCCGTTCGGAGGTGGCCCGATGA
- a CDS encoding ABC transporter substrate-binding protein gives MPIAKRFTMAAAAAVFALTASTALAAGEKITIGTEGAYPPFNVLEADGSLTGFDIDIAKALCVEMKAECTFVTQDWDGAIPALIAKKYDAFIASMSITAERKQQVDFSEKYYNTPPAIAVPKDSTITEATEAGLDGKTLGAQGSTTHSNYAEAHMKKAELKLYPTSDEYKLDIANGRIDAVIDDVVVLSEWLKTTDGECCKLLGTLPIDPVINGEGAGIALRKGDNDLREKFNAAIKAIRANGKYKEINDKYFAFDVYGG, from the coding sequence ATGCCTATCGCCAAACGTTTCACCATGGCTGCTGCCGCGGCCGTTTTCGCCCTGACCGCTAGCACAGCGCTCGCAGCCGGCGAGAAGATTACCATCGGCACCGAAGGCGCCTATCCGCCCTTCAACGTTCTGGAAGCCGACGGCTCGCTGACGGGCTTTGACATCGACATCGCCAAGGCACTCTGCGTGGAGATGAAAGCGGAATGCACCTTCGTCACCCAGGATTGGGATGGCGCGATTCCTGCCCTGATCGCCAAGAAGTACGACGCCTTCATCGCCTCCATGTCGATCACGGCCGAGCGCAAGCAGCAGGTGGACTTCTCGGAAAAGTACTACAACACCCCGCCGGCCATCGCCGTGCCGAAGGATAGCACCATCACCGAGGCGACCGAAGCCGGTCTCGACGGCAAGACGCTCGGCGCGCAGGGCTCCACGACCCATTCCAACTATGCCGAAGCGCATATGAAGAAGGCCGAACTGAAGCTCTACCCGACCTCCGACGAGTACAAGCTCGACATCGCCAACGGCCGTATCGACGCCGTCATCGATGACGTCGTCGTTCTCTCGGAGTGGCTGAAGACCACCGATGGCGAGTGCTGCAAGCTGCTCGGCACGCTTCCGATCGATCCTGTCATCAATGGCGAAGGCGCCGGCATCGCGCTGCGCAAGGGCGACAACGATCTGCGTGAAAAGTTCAACGCCGCGATCAAGGCCATTCGCGCCAACGGCAAGTACAAGGAAATCAACGACAAGTACTTCGCATTCGACGTCTACGGCGGCTAA